One window of the Sparus aurata chromosome 7, fSpaAur1.1, whole genome shotgun sequence genome contains the following:
- the LOC115585385 gene encoding uncharacterized protein LOC115585385 translates to MDRSDTGQLNLRRPPVAEDNRRVNRGTEHRQPITLPAFVTSDLASVVSIFCFGVVSGAAGGLLLGATAVVLLQSLELLANHSTLIDELGQYLTDDYYFERRAKHILPWESQDQVHDIHVSIFAEMFGVFCSALSLPLGACVGLSMYSMEINRKGEAARGTALAVAGPVCLLAVTLTGGLLGFFFESFLSMTLIVSILLWFCIAVLPCLYPITLLVFTPAATLITFLLSFYSKIRLILVVIFIPAILEAKDRSIKLDVVTVPLMLTIYDLYNIAGQQIVSLPSPLSTDRNSVVVEAIFVGVLASLMLMVTVGTSLFVKWQRGGAGKICATAAATGSTALGVIRLGLPVLGPGPIIGALIGVAGAAGVSHAAAGAATERYRPQVQRYVWFGRLGVTVGAAVGAFAMSCSHSGLSAMFMALCAATVPAGAFLQSSTHYRGLYVFLWICMYTVLIIATHTALWSLWFMDKFTRDKIRPLFQHKEGFEFFSMIISRQHFSSLSNRSPSISSCLKTHMT, encoded by the exons ATGGACCGATCTGACACTG gtCAGCTGAACCTTCGGAGGCCTCCTGTCGCAGAGGACAACAGGAGAGTCAACAGGGGAACTGAACACAGACA acCAATCACACTACCTGCCTTTGTTACATCTG ACTTGGCGTCAGTCGTTTCCATCTTCTGCTTCGGAGTGGTGtctggagctgcaggaggtCTTCTGCTGGGAGCGACAGCAGTCGTTCTGCTTCAGTCCCTGGAGCTTCTGGCTAACCACAGCACACTAATCGACGAGTTAGGACAATACCTGACGGATGACTACTATTTCGAACGGagagcaaaacacattttaccaTGGGAAAGTCAGGATCAGGTGCATGACATCCACGTATCCATATTTGCCGagatgtttggtgttttttgctCAGCCTTGTCACTACCTCTCGGTGCCTGTGTTGGACTTTCAATGTATTCAATGGAGATCAACAGGAAAGGTGAAGCAGCGAGGGGGACGGCCCTGGCTGTGGCTGGGCCAGTGTGTCTCTTGGCTGTCACCCTAACTGGAGGCCTTCTGGGCTTCTTCTTTGAGAGTTTTCTGTCCATGACTTTAATTGTTAGTATTTTGCTGTGGTTCTGTATTGCAGTGTTGCCATGTCTTTATCCAATCACACTTTTGGTTTTCACACCGGCCGCCACACTGATTACATTTCTATTAAGTTTTTACTCTAAAATTCGGTTAATTCTTGTAGTTATTTTTATCCCCGCAATTCTAGAAGCGAAAGATCGTTCCATCAAACTAGATGTTGTAACTGTGCCATTGATGTTGACCATATATGATTTATATAACATCGCGGGACAGCAGATTGTTTCCTTACCATCGCCGCTatccacagacagaaacagtgtTGTAGTAGAGGCCATTTTTGTTGGAGTTTTAGCTTCTCTGATGTTGATGGTTACTGTAGGCACGTCATTATTTGTGAAATGGCAAAGGGGTGGAGCAGGTAAAATCTGTGCTACTGCTGCAGCTACTGGTTCAACAGCTTTAGGTGTTATAAGGTTGGGTCTACCTGTGCTGGGTCCAGGTCCCATTATAGGAGCTCTGATTGGGGTGGCAGGGGCAGCAGGGGTATCTCATGCTGCAGCAGGGGCAGCAACAGAGCGGTATCGACCACAAGTACAGCGTTATGTATGGTTTGGAAGGTTGGGGGTGACAGTGGGAGCAGCTGTAGGAGCTTTTGCAATGTCATGCTCCCACAGCGGGCTGTCAGCAATGTTCATGGCTCTGTGTGCAGCTACAGTTCCTGCTGGGGCCTTTCTTCAATCATCGACACATTACAGGGggttgtatgtgtttttgtggatATGCATGTATACAGTCTTGATAATTGCCACCCACACAGCCTTGTGGAGTCTTTGGTTCATGGACAAATTTACGAGGGACAAAATACGTCCACTTTTTCAACATAAAGAGggatttgaatttttttctaTGATTATTTCAAGGCAGCATTTTAGCTCCCTTTCAAACCGATCCCCGTCAATATCATCATGCCTGAAAACCCATATGacatga
- the LOC115584551 gene encoding uncharacterized protein LOC115584551 isoform X3, whose translation MDTLEKHIMDDHYLEILIQVPGIQISIFSVMFGILSSTLSLAVGVCTGFAAHSLVIRRKGEAEMGKALGLAGLVCLMGVTATGYHLGHTLQRFLSMTLNANIFVWLFNSAVVAYTFLIVILCFSSNMRALLGGMVLTSFAASLVLLISLLLRVRLVLVAVLAYLILAVKELKESNPLKLTTAPVPLMLIISDVYNIAGQRIVALQSPTSTTTSSVVVEAIFVGVLASLMWTVTVGMSLFVQWQRGGARQICATAAATGAAALGAIKLALPVLGPGPTIGALMGVAGAAGVSLAAAGTATDQYRPEEDQYGLAGRLGVTVGAAVGAFLSSYTHSGLSGMFMALCAATVPAGAFLKLLYLSFKSWGFKLCLYLIPVVLILFFYTGFFIAVFVTFHVVSS comes from the coding sequence ATGGACACATTAGAAAAGCACATTATGGATGATCATTACTTGGAAATATTGATTCAAGTGCCTGGCATTCAAATATCCATATTTTCAGTGATGTTTGGAATTCTTTCGTCAACCTTGTCATTAGCTGTGGGTGTCTGTACGGGATTTGCAGCCCATTCACTGGTGATTCGAAGAAAAGGTGAAGCAGAGATGGGGAAAGCCCTCGGTTTGGCAGGCCTAGTGTGTCTGATGGGTGTCACTGCGACTGGATACCATCTGGGTCATACTTTACAGCGTTTTCTATCCATGACTTTAAATGCCAATATTTTTGTGTGGCTTTTCAATTCAGCAGTGGTCGCCTACACGTTCTTAATAGTGATTTTGTGCTTTAGCTCTAACATGCGTGCATTGCTGGGTGGTATGGTTCTTACATCGTTTGCTGCATCACTTGTATTACTAATAAGTCTTTTGTTGAGGGTTAGGTTAGTTCTTGTGGCTGTCTTGGCCTATTTGATCCTAGCTGTAAAAGAACTCAAGGAATCAAATCCCCTCAAACTTACCACTGCACCTGTGCCGTTGATGTTGATCATATCTGATGTTTATAACATTGCAGGGCAGCGGATTGTTGCCTTACAGTCCCCTACATCCACAACAACAAGCAGTGTTGTAGTAGAGGCCATTTTTGTTGGAGTTTTAGCTTCTCTGATGTGGACGGTTACTGTAGGAATGTCATTGTTTGTGCAATGGCAAAGGGGTGGAGCACGTCAAATCTGTGCTACTGCTGCAGCTACTGGCGCAGCAGCTTTAGGTGCTATCAAGTTGGCCCTTCCTGTGCTGGGTCCAGGTCCCACTATAGGAGCTCTGATGGGGGTGGCAGGGGCAGCAGGGGTATCTCTTGCTGCAGCAGGGACAGCAACAGACCAGTATCGGCCTGAAGAAGACCAGTATGGATTGGCAGGAAGGTTGGGGGTGACAGTGGGAGCAGCTGTAGGAGCTTTCCTATCATCATACACCCACAGCGGGCTGTCGGGGATGTTCATGGCTCTGTGTGCAGCTACAGTTCCAGCTGGAGCCTTTCTTAAACTGCTGTATTTAAGTTTCAAATCATGGGGCTTTAAGCTGTGTTTGTACCTTATACCTGTAGTTCTCATACTATTTTTCTACACCGGTTTTTTTATTGCAGTATTTGTGACCTTTCATGTTGTGTCTTCATAA
- the LOC115584551 gene encoding uncharacterized protein LOC115584551 isoform X1 gives MDRSDKDQLNLQMLPLTKDNSRVNRCNRPLSHVTFGWASFFSFFWTCLLSGAAGGLLLGVTAVVVLQSLELLADNKLLMDTLEKHIMDDHYLEILIQVPGIQISIFSVMFGILSSTLSLAVGVCTGFAAHSLVIRRKGEAEMGKALGLAGLVCLMGVTATGYHLGHTLQRFLSMTLNANIFVWLFNSAVVAYTFLIVILCFSSNMRALLGGMVLTSFAASLVLLISLLLRVRLVLVAVLAYLILAVKELKESNPLKLTTAPVPLMLIISDVYNIAGQRIVALQSPTSTTTSSVVVEAIFVGVLASLMWTVTVGMSLFVQWQRGGARQICATAAATGAAALGAIKLALPVLGPGPTIGALMGVAGAAGVSLAAAGTATDQYRPEEDQYGLAGRLGVTVGAAVGAFLSSYTHSGLSGMFMALCAATVPAGAFLKLLYLSFKSWGFKLCLYLIPVVLILFFYTGFFIAVFVTFHVVSS, from the exons ATGGACCGATCTGACAAAG ATCAGCTGAACCTTCAGATGCTGCCTCTTACAAAGGACAACAGCAGAGTCAACAG GTGTAACAGACCTCTTTCCCATGTTACCTTTG GGTGGGCTtcgtttttttccttcttctggACTTGCCTGctgtcaggagctgcaggaggtcTTCTGCTGGGAGTGACAGCAGTCGTTGTCCTTCAGTCCCTGGAGCTTCTGGCCGACAACAAGCTGCTCATGGACACATTAGAAAAGCACATTATGGATGATCATTACTTGGAAATATTGATTCAAGTGCCTGGCATTCAAATATCCATATTTTCAGTGATGTTTGGAATTCTTTCGTCAACCTTGTCATTAGCTGTGGGTGTCTGTACGGGATTTGCAGCCCATTCACTGGTGATTCGAAGAAAAGGTGAAGCAGAGATGGGGAAAGCCCTCGGTTTGGCAGGCCTAGTGTGTCTGATGGGTGTCACTGCGACTGGATACCATCTGGGTCATACTTTACAGCGTTTTCTATCCATGACTTTAAATGCCAATATTTTTGTGTGGCTTTTCAATTCAGCAGTGGTCGCCTACACGTTCTTAATAGTGATTTTGTGCTTTAGCTCTAACATGCGTGCATTGCTGGGTGGTATGGTTCTTACATCGTTTGCTGCATCACTTGTATTACTAATAAGTCTTTTGTTGAGGGTTAGGTTAGTTCTTGTGGCTGTCTTGGCCTATTTGATCCTAGCTGTAAAAGAACTCAAGGAATCAAATCCCCTCAAACTTACCACTGCACCTGTGCCGTTGATGTTGATCATATCTGATGTTTATAACATTGCAGGGCAGCGGATTGTTGCCTTACAGTCCCCTACATCCACAACAACAAGCAGTGTTGTAGTAGAGGCCATTTTTGTTGGAGTTTTAGCTTCTCTGATGTGGACGGTTACTGTAGGAATGTCATTGTTTGTGCAATGGCAAAGGGGTGGAGCACGTCAAATCTGTGCTACTGCTGCAGCTACTGGCGCAGCAGCTTTAGGTGCTATCAAGTTGGCCCTTCCTGTGCTGGGTCCAGGTCCCACTATAGGAGCTCTGATGGGGGTGGCAGGGGCAGCAGGGGTATCTCTTGCTGCAGCAGGGACAGCAACAGACCAGTATCGGCCTGAAGAAGACCAGTATGGATTGGCAGGAAGGTTGGGGGTGACAGTGGGAGCAGCTGTAGGAGCTTTCCTATCATCATACACCCACAGCGGGCTGTCGGGGATGTTCATGGCTCTGTGTGCAGCTACAGTTCCAGCTGGAGCCTTTCTTAAACTGCTGTATTTAAGTTTCAAATCATGGGGCTTTAAGCTGTGTTTGTACCTTATACCTGTAGTTCTCATACTATTTTTCTACACCGGTTTTTTTATTGCAGTATTTGTGACCTTTCATGTTGTGTCTTCATAA
- the LOC115584551 gene encoding uncharacterized protein LOC115584551 isoform X2: protein MNNSTDGWASFFSFFWTCLLSGAAGGLLLGVTAVVVLQSLELLADNKLLMDTLEKHIMDDHYLEILIQVPGIQISIFSVMFGILSSTLSLAVGVCTGFAAHSLVIRRKGEAEMGKALGLAGLVCLMGVTATGYHLGHTLQRFLSMTLNANIFVWLFNSAVVAYTFLIVILCFSSNMRALLGGMVLTSFAASLVLLISLLLRVRLVLVAVLAYLILAVKELKESNPLKLTTAPVPLMLIISDVYNIAGQRIVALQSPTSTTTSSVVVEAIFVGVLASLMWTVTVGMSLFVQWQRGGARQICATAAATGAAALGAIKLALPVLGPGPTIGALMGVAGAAGVSLAAAGTATDQYRPEEDQYGLAGRLGVTVGAAVGAFLSSYTHSGLSGMFMALCAATVPAGAFLKLLYLSFKSWGFKLCLYLIPVVLILFFYTGFFIAVFVTFHVVSS, encoded by the exons ATGAACAACAGCACTGATG GGTGGGCTtcgtttttttccttcttctggACTTGCCTGctgtcaggagctgcaggaggtcTTCTGCTGGGAGTGACAGCAGTCGTTGTCCTTCAGTCCCTGGAGCTTCTGGCCGACAACAAGCTGCTCATGGACACATTAGAAAAGCACATTATGGATGATCATTACTTGGAAATATTGATTCAAGTGCCTGGCATTCAAATATCCATATTTTCAGTGATGTTTGGAATTCTTTCGTCAACCTTGTCATTAGCTGTGGGTGTCTGTACGGGATTTGCAGCCCATTCACTGGTGATTCGAAGAAAAGGTGAAGCAGAGATGGGGAAAGCCCTCGGTTTGGCAGGCCTAGTGTGTCTGATGGGTGTCACTGCGACTGGATACCATCTGGGTCATACTTTACAGCGTTTTCTATCCATGACTTTAAATGCCAATATTTTTGTGTGGCTTTTCAATTCAGCAGTGGTCGCCTACACGTTCTTAATAGTGATTTTGTGCTTTAGCTCTAACATGCGTGCATTGCTGGGTGGTATGGTTCTTACATCGTTTGCTGCATCACTTGTATTACTAATAAGTCTTTTGTTGAGGGTTAGGTTAGTTCTTGTGGCTGTCTTGGCCTATTTGATCCTAGCTGTAAAAGAACTCAAGGAATCAAATCCCCTCAAACTTACCACTGCACCTGTGCCGTTGATGTTGATCATATCTGATGTTTATAACATTGCAGGGCAGCGGATTGTTGCCTTACAGTCCCCTACATCCACAACAACAAGCAGTGTTGTAGTAGAGGCCATTTTTGTTGGAGTTTTAGCTTCTCTGATGTGGACGGTTACTGTAGGAATGTCATTGTTTGTGCAATGGCAAAGGGGTGGAGCACGTCAAATCTGTGCTACTGCTGCAGCTACTGGCGCAGCAGCTTTAGGTGCTATCAAGTTGGCCCTTCCTGTGCTGGGTCCAGGTCCCACTATAGGAGCTCTGATGGGGGTGGCAGGGGCAGCAGGGGTATCTCTTGCTGCAGCAGGGACAGCAACAGACCAGTATCGGCCTGAAGAAGACCAGTATGGATTGGCAGGAAGGTTGGGGGTGACAGTGGGAGCAGCTGTAGGAGCTTTCCTATCATCATACACCCACAGCGGGCTGTCGGGGATGTTCATGGCTCTGTGTGCAGCTACAGTTCCAGCTGGAGCCTTTCTTAAACTGCTGTATTTAAGTTTCAAATCATGGGGCTTTAAGCTGTGTTTGTACCTTATACCTGTAGTTCTCATACTATTTTTCTACACCGGTTTTTTTATTGCAGTATTTGTGACCTTTCATGTTGTGTCTTCATAA